One Acetonema longum DSM 6540 genomic window, AACACTCTGTTAAAAACTTATGCTCAACTAAAGGCAAATACCGAGTATTTTTCTAGGCTGGTTTGGTTCGACAGTTCAGGAATCGAGCAGATATTTCAAAAAACAAAAAAGATGTTCATTGAAGAAGTTAAAACAAGAATCCCCCCTTCAACGCTTCCTAAACTAAATAAACCCATATGAAGGCGATGACCGGAGGTGCCAAGAGAACGGGACCGTGCGTCGCGTTATAGTCAAACCGGCCTCATCATAAAAAGATGCAGACCACTTGCTTTCCCGACCGTTCATGTAACGCTCCTTTAGGTCTGGTCAATATCGACCATGGCCGCATCCATCAACAAAACTTCGTCTTTCCGTATCTTAGCTTCCTCCAGGTCCTTGTCGATCACAGAGTCACGCCGGACAGGCTGCCGTCGGCCGCCTCCACCATCGGAAGTGTATTGCAGGCAGGATTAGATAAGACAAATCTGCATATAAACAAATTTCAAGAGTTATTGTTAAACCATATGGGGGAATAAGCTAATATGGTGTCAGGGGACGGGGTTGTCGACATCCAGGTTAAGACTTCGGATATGCCGAGAGGGTCACTTTTATCATAGCAATTTCTGAGTTCAATAATGCGTCCTGAAGAAATCGACTAAAACAGGAATGCAATGTTTGGAAAAGAAAGTGATTATGATAACAAGCTCTTAGGCACAGGAAGCGGATTCCTTATAGGCAGAATTCATTCTGGGGAAAGCCAAATAAAATATTAATATCCCCGACACTCTTTCTCTAACTTTTGCGTAACGATAAAGCTGTGGGGTGTGGAGCCGCGCAGCGGTTCAGCATCCCTACGAGCGTCTTGTAATGTGTTTATCAATGTGGTGTCAGGGGACGGGGGTGTTGACAACTTCGATGCGATTATTCACTTCTAAGGCGATGAGTTGTCAATAACCCCGTCCTCGACATCCTACTTTCACGGCCGCTTCACTTCTTTACAACATCAAAAGGCTCAGAAATATCTTTTAAGTTGATCACCTTTTTGCCTCTGTTGACAGCTTCTTCGTGCACTATAGCATTCTTTTCAACCGTTGAAATAATCTCAACACCAGTAAGCAAATTATAATCTTCTTTTTCTCCGTTTCCAGTTCCTGTATACCAATTTTCTGCGGTAAACCCTATTAAATACCATCCCTCATTTTGATATCTAAATCTAAGATCGTATGCCCATCGATAATTGCTCCCGCCGTAAAATGTAATTAAACATGACCCACGGTCAACTGATATGCTATGAAACGGATCACCCCAAACTCCGCCCTCATCCGCCTTGAGAATAAACTTATTTTTTTGAATGGATAAACGATATCCATTTTTCTCTTTCAGTGCGATAAACAAAATACGCGGCGGCGCTTCTTCCAAACCCCTGCGATAAGGAGCGTCATATTCTATCACACCGGCAATGTCATCCAGACCATCCTCATTTAAATCTCCCGATGCCTGCTTAATTAGTTTCCAGCCATTGGGAACAAAAGATGCAACATTTGACCCAAATTGCACTAACATTGGACCATTCGGATCAGTTTTTTCACTGCTTTTTGCCGTATCGGCGTTTATCTGCCCCCGGCTGCCTAACCCGAGCGTCCCCTCTGGATAGTCAATCAGCCACTGGTTTAATTGTTTTACTCTATCCCAAGTCAAGTTAGCCTTTCCAATATAGTAAACCATAGGATAGACGCTTCCGTAATGCATGGTTGTATCTTTTTCCGGATAGATAGATTCAAGATGAGCATCTCTAAACTTAATCCAAGCTATTTCTGCACTGGTGAGTTTGTCCAAAAACAATTTGTTATTTTTATATTTGACAAATATCTGCGCATAGATTGCATTTAATTTATCGTCCGCTCTTTTAAACTCTCTGTATGCTGCCTCGTTCATTTCTCCTTGATTCCCTCTGAAGCCCGGATCTGAACGGTCAACTTGAAAATTCTCGTTTTTCTGCTCGGTTAGAGAAGTCTCATCCGCCGCCCAGGCGCCTTGACTGAAATGAATTGCAATTACTCCTAAAACGAGCAACATAGCAACCAATAGTTTTTTCACCATATGATTGTTCATCTGGTCTCGTGCTTCCATACCCGTACTCCCTTCAATTAAATTGGCACGCCCAAAAGTTTATGTGCCGCTTCTGATTATGGCTCTTATTTTACGAGCATATCTATGATAATCCTCTTGGCATAAAGCCTTAGATATCTTCTTCTAATTATTTTACTCTACTGCTGAAAGAACTCCAATACTTAGAAGGGTGTCGGGGGGACGGGGTTATTGACAAGAAAGTTGACACGTTTAGGAATGTCGGCAGGGAACCGGGACGACCACCTTTTGGCGCAATGATATCAAAACTAAAAACCCGATATAAAAAAGTGAAACCCAAACAGCAAGACGACAGTCAAAATTGTTTACTCCTTGCTGTTTGGGTTTCACCGTAATTGAAGTCAAAATGTGCATTATATTGCTGTCAACAACCCCGTCCCCTAGACACCTATAGTCCATAGACGCTAAAGTCAATCAAAATATCGTCTATAGGATACAAGAGGGAGAACTATGGAAAACTCTAATCAATCAGAACCAAATTACAAAGAAATAGGCATACGCTAAAAAAAAGTCCGTGGCTCATTATCGCAGACAGCTTTTGGAGAGCCCATTGGCTATAAGTACGGCTATGTAAGAGACTGTGAGCATGGTAAGAAACCAAGCCTAGAATACTTATTTCAAGTATCGAATTATTATGGCGGCTCTTTAGAATGGCTCTTAAAAGGAATATCTCCCATAGACGACAAACCTCAAAAAGCCGAGGCTGTTTTTGACCCCGATCTTAAAGAAATGGTCGATCTTATCAAGCATGTGATGGACACCAATGACCAAGAGCAGCGCACCTGGGCAAAGTTCCAACTGAAAAGGGCTTTCGCTGATTTTGGCGCAACTGCTACAGATGAAAAAACAGTATGCCTAGCACAGATGCTGGCAGCATTGGTAAGAAGTGAGGGGCCAGACACGTTATTTCCATGAGTTATCTAAAAAGCATTTCGCCAGGCTGATCCCAGTTTTCAAGGAATAATAAAACCACCTGGAATTTCTGGCATAACGAGAGCCAGATATTTAGGTGGTTATTTATTTTGTTCTTGCTTTGCAGACATCAGTAGTTATGTCGGGTAACTGACTCAGGAGAGAAAGGCGTTTTGCAATTCATGAAGTGGTTCAATAAAAAGTCGATATGCATGGGATTATGGCTGAGTATATTACAAGGCTCAAACGTATCGCAGGATACGGCTCTCCACATCCTGTCTAACGACGAAATTCACAGAGTGACAAAATAAATACGTCCGCAACTGTTACTCTCATCTCTTGGCTTCATCTATTATTACATAATGCTTGGCTTTCACAAACAAGGTTCCTAAGTTAAACGGTAATTTTTCTAAAATAGTGTCTAGGGTAACTTGACCTAAAGTTTTAAAACCCACTCTATTACGAAACTTTTCTATAGTTGAATTCTGTGCAAAATATCTAAAGACTTTTTCAAAAAAACTGTTAACAGAAGTTATTGTTTTATCCTGTAGCATCGCATCCAAATGAAATACAAGTATTTTAGAATAGTCAAGCTTTTTGTTGTGGTAATCCAATAGTATAAGCTCACTCTCACCTGAATATTTCCACCTGGACTCCTTTTCTAAATCTTCAATAAACTTGGCATACATTGAATAGCTAAATGACCACATGGTACCCTCAATAGATACAATATGTTCTTCATCAGGGTATGCATTATTCCAGTAAGCTCCATATCCAGGCAAATAAAAATTGATATTTTTACCAGAGCGGTGGTGATAATATGGAAGGTTGTCAACGATGCTTCTACCCGCATCGGATTTAGGTCGTGCCAGTAAAATACCTATGGTATCATTCAACAGATCATTTTCTTCGATATCGGCTAAAATATCTTTGTATTCAAGTGCTTGTAACATAATATCACCTCTAAAATTAAATTTCGTACCTATTGCCGTTTTAACCAGAAAGCGCTTTCTATATGGCTTGAAAGGAATCCGAGGGTAGTTACCGTTTTCTCAGTTCCCTTCAGTTTTGAGCCACCATTTAAATATACCTTCCGGGACGAATTCAATTGTCTGATTTTTAATACTATTTGCCTATGAAGGAATATAAGATATTATTAAATAAGAATAGCAGTATACAAGGAGCGCGGTATTTACAAGGTGTCACAAGGGACGGGGTTAGCGACAAATTCAATCCGATTATTTGCCTCTAAAACGTGAGGACAGATGATTTGTTTTGCCGCAGAACAACTACCGATGTTTTCCAATATGCCCAATCAAGATCTTTTTCCCTTGGTTAATATTAGAAACTCCCCAATTAAAATAAATACGGTATTTTGAATGGCTAGCAAATAATTTGGTATGTGGAGCGCATACAATATCCTCTTTTATTCCCCTATCGTTAATAAATGAAAAAGTTAAATTTTCCTTTTCATATGCCGGATCACCTTGAATCGAGCACTCAATCCCACAAGTTGCACCTAAATAGCTTAGAACGATGACTTGCCCTGAAGAGGCATATTGAGTGAATAAAGATTGACCGTAGTCATTAAGTGCCGACAAGTGTTTGATAATTTCATTGGTAAATTGGCGTAACGGCCTAAAAACCTTCATCGTGCTTGATATGTGCAGATTAAAATACAACTTAGGAAAACATGTCTCGAAACCATCTATAAAATCATTTAACGAATCCGAATATTCTAAGTAATATCTTCGTGCTGCAAACCAGTCCCTAACTTCCAAGATTATAGACGGATATATATAGTTATGTTGCAAGTAGCGATAGAAACCAATAATCCCAATACGCGAATTATTATTATTAATTGTTAAGCTATTAATACCCTCTATATAGGTATCTTCATCTATAGTTGTCAGTTCCCTAGCTATTACTTCAACAAGCCTTCTTTCATCGCATTCATATTCATTGGAGAAAAGCCAGTTAGCTATTGAGACTCCGGCAATAATCTCCTTCTCATACCAGGACATAGGAACTCCAATTATTTCACCAAACCTTCTACATAATTCAAGCACATCATGAAACCTTGCAACACAATCAACTAAGGCTTCTGGACCAGAATTAGCCGAATGGGAGAAAGAATCTACCCAAAGAAAATAAGTTAATTTAAATTTATACATTCCGCTTAAACTCCAAAAGCTGGCGCAAATCTATTTTCTCCTGATCTAGAAAACCTTTAGGCCAAGAAGATAATTCTCCATACTTATTCACATTAATAATTTTAGGATTGATCACCCCTTCCTCATGGGAAAAAAAGTTAATAATCAAATTATCTGTGTTATTTAAAAAAGCACTTTGTAAGCGAATACCATTAATTACGTGTTCACTATGAGTCTCTATAATAATTTGGGTTTCACTGTAAAATGAAAGTAAAGCAAGAAACTTGCCAATAGACGACTGACCAAAAGGATGAAGATGCGCTTCTGGATTTTCGACAATAAAAATACATCCTGGTTCAGTAGAGGCTAATAATCCAGCAACGACGATAGGTAAAACGTAGGTGATACCAAACCCTGTAGCAGGTGGCATATAGAAATCCGTTCCAGAATCACCACTTCTAAATTTAATAGTAGCTACATTAATGTCATGGAAGACTTCTGACTTCAACTCTATTCTTGGAATAATGGTCTGGAGCCAAGCCTCTACTTGCGCAGAAAACCGTCCAGAATGTGGTTGACTCATTAGTTC contains:
- a CDS encoding lysozyme inhibitor LprI family protein gives rise to the protein MEARDQMNNHMVKKLLVAMLLVLGVIAIHFSQGAWAADETSLTEQKNENFQVDRSDPGFRGNQGEMNEAAYREFKRADDKLNAIYAQIFVKYKNNKLFLDKLTSAEIAWIKFRDAHLESIYPEKDTTMHYGSVYPMVYYIGKANLTWDRVKQLNQWLIDYPEGTLGLGSRGQINADTAKSSEKTDPNGPMLVQFGSNVASFVPNGWKLIKQASGDLNEDGLDDIAGVIEYDAPYRRGLEEAPPRILFIALKEKNGYRLSIQKNKFILKADEGGVWGDPFHSISVDRGSCLITFYGGSNYRWAYDLRFRYQNEGWYLIGFTAENWYTGTGNGEKEDYNLLTGVEIISTVEKNAIVHEEAVNRGKKVINLKDISEPFDVVKK
- a CDS encoding AAA family ATPase, with product MINKLVIKNFKCFGNQVLDFSPLTVLAGGNGAGKSSVIQSLLLLKRSQEIANLNLTNIELNGPYCLELGRASAVKSSFDGSNLVRLGIASNDGSEQSFTYRINEDLTPLTLEIIATERNNEKKWNHFRYLNAERIGPRKSQLMQATTDLDVGYKGEFTYFVLSHADTLNRVLPPELMSQPHSGRFSAQVEAWLQTIIPRIELKSEVFHDINVATIKFRSGDSGTDFYMPPATGFGITYVLPIVVAGLLASTEPGCIFIVENPEAHLHPFGQSSIGKFLALLSFYSETQIIIETHSEHVINGIRLQSAFLNNTDNLIINFFSHEEGVINPKIINVNKYGELSSWPKGFLDQEKIDLRQLLEFKRNV